In Lemur catta isolate mLemCat1 chromosome 1, mLemCat1.pri, whole genome shotgun sequence, one DNA window encodes the following:
- the INAFM2 gene encoding putative transmembrane protein INAFM2, whose amino-acid sequence MKERDAAPAERGKPATYTGDKKAKMAAKTNKKWVRLATVFAYVLSVSLAAIVLAVYYSLIWQPVGAGTSGGAAGPPAGGSNATGPSGTSGAAAAGPNTTGLSRREAPRAAPPLQAARPVPPEPPIDSPQAGPLERPRGPDEDEEEAAAAPGSR is encoded by the coding sequence ATGAAGGAGCGCGACGCGGCCCCGGCCGAGCGGGGCAAGCCGGCCACCTACACCGGGGACAAGAAGGCGAAGATGGCGGCCAAGACCAACAAGAAGTGGGTCCGACTCGCCACCGTGTTCGCCTACGTGCTTTCCGTGTCGCTGGCCGCCATCGTGCTCGCCGTCTACTACAGCCTCATCTGGCAGCCGGTGGGCGCCGGGACCTCGGGGGGTGCTGCCGGCCCGCCCGCGGGCGGCTCCAACGCCACCGGCCCGTCCGGGACTTCTGGGGCAGCGGCGGCGGGGCCCAACACCACCGGGTTGTCCCGCCGTGAGGCACCGCGCGCTGCACCCCCGCTGCAAGCGGCGCGGCCGGTGCCTCCGGAGCCCCCCATAGACAGCCCCCAGGCAGGGCCGCTCGAGCGGCCGCGTGGGCCGGACGAGGatgaggaggaggcggcggcggcgccggggAGTCGTTGA